A stretch of Arcobacter arenosus DNA encodes these proteins:
- a CDS encoding PAS domain-containing protein, giving the protein MATGVETILSDNAFLVSETDAKGIIIFANEEFCNVAEYTKDELVGKSHNYVRHEDMPKAAFEDLWKTVKAGSVWQGFVKNKTASGGFYWVYATVYPYKNEANEQCYMSIRRKPSRENINKYTELYKSMV; this is encoded by the coding sequence ATGGCTACTGGTGTTGAAACAATATTAAGCGACAATGCTTTTTTAGTAAGTGAAACAGATGCCAAAGGGATTATTATCTTTGCAAATGAAGAGTTTTGTAATGTTGCAGAATACACAAAAGATGAACTTGTAGGAAAATCTCACAATTACGTTAGACATGAAGATATGCCAAAAGCAGCCTTTGAAGATTTATGGAAAACAGTAAAAGCCGGTAGTGTTTGGCAAGGTTTTGTAAAAAATAAAACAGCCAGTGGAGGTTTTTATTGGGTTTATGCAACTGTTTATCCATATAAAAATGAAGCTAATGAACAATGTTATATGTCTATTAGAAGAAAACCTTCAAGGGAAAATATTAATAAATATACTGAACTTTATAAAAGTATGGTTTAA
- a CDS encoding methyl-accepting chemotaxis protein, with protein sequence MSIKNKSLFLVISFIVLLILNGAGIFISLDKIKKANEHLIEEANLTKSFLHLQYKIKELQEISTDIALMGDEEGIKEINNIVEDYKKQRIEISKFKIREENKKHLQTIDTNFEEYSNALLNMAKAGITRVSSREESEAQMAGFDKAVENIENSLEELNLANIFELKYYIVSIQEILTDALAVGDTSGFSEVDELQKKTSTIFAEISNDFPQLKSKINELSNNIANMISTGKQMASKGELFHTQIELTRKNMEIVDGKNVIISEHITKAVTNIEKSMNLSIKEDIETIDMARNILFILGVVFFAAVILLSVIIKGILSNIQKLDIGVAGLLDSNSETKVNINTNDEIGRISTNFNTYIDKIQEGKIIDEKAIIQARKVMGKVSVGLYNDRINIKGSSEAVNTLINSINSMIEVSQKNMQAISKVLNELSNAKYDTEIPRLEGVTGLVAVLLDGTRVVQSTSNEVLALIDNANKRLTFQAQDMAESANGLSISANEQAAALEQTAAAVQEVTSTIEANNENAIKMAKFAKSVSDSSKTGVALANKTTKSMDELSAEVNTINEAITIIDQIAFQTNILSLNAAVEAATAGEAGKGFAVVAQEVRNLAARSADAAKEIKELVESATVKAKAGKEVADQMIEGFKGLDDDIAMTMEIIEDVTNASREQQHAMIQINDTINSLDRETQKNALEATNLSDMAKHTKDLALQLQSAVDRTTFTPEAKRRVCNANMIFDLNKLKTDHINFKAHNFSCCKAGDKFAVKSHTECDMGKWIIENENSDFAQSEAWKKMKEEHILVHQKIKEVVDLYADESENDEIILVTENLEEHVQEIFSLLDDIKEFNCDLQFKKRKEN encoded by the coding sequence ATGAGCATAAAAAACAAGTCCCTTTTCTTAGTGATTTCATTTATTGTACTATTGATTTTAAATGGTGCAGGAATTTTTATTTCACTAGATAAAATAAAAAAAGCAAATGAACATCTAATTGAAGAAGCTAATCTAACAAAATCTTTTCTTCACTTACAATATAAGATTAAAGAGTTACAAGAGATTTCAACTGATATTGCATTAATGGGTGATGAAGAAGGAATTAAAGAGATAAACAATATAGTTGAGGATTATAAAAAACAACGTATTGAAATTTCTAAATTTAAAATTAGAGAAGAGAATAAAAAACATCTTCAAACAATAGATACAAATTTTGAAGAATACTCAAATGCACTTTTAAACATGGCAAAAGCAGGTATAACAAGAGTAAGCTCTAGAGAAGAATCTGAAGCACAAATGGCTGGTTTTGATAAAGCTGTAGAGAATATTGAAAATTCATTAGAAGAGCTTAATCTTGCAAACATTTTTGAACTAAAATATTATATTGTATCTATTCAAGAAATTTTAACTGATGCTTTAGCAGTGGGAGATACAAGTGGATTTAGTGAAGTTGATGAACTACAAAAGAAAACATCTACAATCTTTGCTGAAATTTCAAATGATTTTCCACAACTAAAATCTAAAATCAACGAGCTTTCAAATAATATTGCTAATATGATTAGTACTGGTAAACAAATGGCTTCTAAAGGTGAACTATTTCATACTCAAATAGAACTTACAAGAAAAAATATGGAAATTGTAGATGGTAAAAATGTAATTATCTCAGAACATATAACAAAAGCAGTAACTAATATCGAAAAATCAATGAACCTTAGTATCAAAGAAGATATTGAAACAATTGATATGGCTAGAAATATTTTATTTATCCTTGGAGTTGTTTTCTTTGCTGCTGTTATTTTACTATCAGTTATTATAAAAGGAATTCTATCAAATATCCAAAAACTTGATATTGGTGTTGCAGGATTATTAGATTCAAACTCTGAAACAAAAGTTAATATCAATACAAATGATGAGATTGGTAGAATCTCTACAAACTTTAATACTTACATTGACAAAATTCAAGAGGGTAAAATAATTGATGAAAAAGCTATTATCCAAGCTAGAAAAGTTATGGGTAAAGTTAGTGTTGGTTTATATAACGATAGAATTAACATTAAAGGAAGTTCAGAAGCAGTTAATACACTAATTAATTCAATTAATAGTATGATTGAAGTATCACAAAAAAATATGCAAGCAATCTCTAAAGTATTAAATGAACTTTCAAATGCAAAATATGATACTGAAATTCCAAGATTAGAAGGAGTTACAGGTTTAGTTGCAGTATTACTTGATGGGACAAGGGTAGTTCAATCAACATCAAATGAAGTTTTAGCTTTAATTGATAATGCCAATAAAAGACTTACTTTCCAAGCACAAGATATGGCAGAATCTGCAAATGGTTTAAGTATCTCTGCAAATGAACAAGCTGCTGCTTTGGAGCAAACAGCTGCAGCAGTACAAGAGGTTACTTCAACGATTGAAGCAAACAATGAAAATGCTATAAAAATGGCTAAATTTGCAAAAAGTGTTTCTGATTCATCTAAAACAGGTGTTGCCCTTGCAAACAAAACTACAAAATCAATGGATGAATTAAGTGCAGAAGTTAATACTATTAATGAAGCAATTACAATTATTGACCAAATCGCTTTCCAAACAAATATTCTTTCACTTAACGCTGCAGTTGAAGCTGCAACTGCTGGAGAAGCAGGTAAAGGTTTTGCGGTAGTTGCTCAAGAAGTTAGAAATCTAGCAGCAAGAAGTGCTGATGCTGCAAAAGAGATTAAAGAATTAGTTGAAAGTGCAACAGTTAAAGCAAAAGCAGGTAAAGAGGTTGCGGATCAAATGATTGAAGGATTTAAAGGTCTTGATGATGATATTGCTATGACAATGGAGATTATTGAAGATGTTACAAATGCTTCAAGGGAGCAACAACATGCAATGATTCAAATTAATGATACTATTAACTCACTAGATAGAGAGACACAAAAAAATGCTCTTGAAGCTACAAACTTAAGTGATATGGCAAAACATACAAAAGATCTTGCTCTTCAACTTCAAAGTGCAGTTGATAGAACAACTTTTACCCCTGAAGCAAAAAGAAGAGTTTGTAATGCAAATATGATTTTTGATTTAAATAAATTAAAAACTGACCATATTAATTTCAAAGCTCATAACTTCTCTTGTTGTAAAGCTGGTGATAAATTTGCTGTTAAATCACATACTGAATGTGATATGGGTAAATGGATAATTGAAAATGAAAATTCAGATTTTGCTCAAAGTGAAGCGTGGAAAAAAATGAAAGAGGAACATATTCTAGTTCATCAAAAAATAAAAGAGGTAGTTGATTTATATGCTGATGAAAGCGAAAATGATGAAATTATTTTGGTAACAGAAAATCTTGAAGAACATGTTCAAGAGATTTTTAGTCTATTAGATGACATAAAAGAGTTTAACTGTGATTTACAATTTAAAAAGAGAAAGGAAAACTAG